The Loxodonta africana isolate mLoxAfr1 chromosome 18, mLoxAfr1.hap2, whole genome shotgun sequence genome includes the window TTACACTTCTCAGGAGACACTTGCTTTCTGCTCTGCTCCAGACCTCTGCATGCCCCCCACCAGCGGAAGGGGCTCTGGGAGGCAAGGAGAGGCCACTAAGCAGCAGTGGACAGCCCTGCCCAGACTGGTTCAGGCATTCAGAAGCCTTCTAAGCCTTTTAGTCCACTTCCTATTGAGCAAGCCCAAGCATATGGCACTGAGCTGCGCACCATGGGAAGTTGGTCCTGGACCAGGCCACAGAAAGGCTGCTCCGATCATCACTGCCAGTCTGCGTGTCCAGGGCTGAGGAAGCTGTGGCACTGCTCGAAGTTCCAGAAGGACTGCTAAACTGCCACCTTCCTGTGTCACCGCTATATCTGCCCAGTATGTGCTTCCAGTTAAGCACCCTATCTCTTTCAGTTGCCTAGGAGCTGCTGGTTCCCCAAAGGCTTGGGTGAAATCTCCAACTTGAAACCCCCAGAACTCCTCATTAATAAAGAACCCTAGTTTTTTGTTCAAGAATGCTTGAAACATGTGAGCTGCTGGGCAAAGCTGTCAGCTGCCTTTAAAAGGATAAGCATTTAAGAGATGCCATTtgttctcatggaatccagactttctgcagTCACAAAGGCTGGATCAACCCTTGAaattattaccctgagataatctttaaaccaaaaatatcccctgaagtctccttaaaaccaagcaatagtttaattagtaaagaatgtctgccttgagcattgtgctcttttaagaagtgTTTATATGGGAtcagactgacaacagcaacttgaaagatcagataggaaccttagggggcaatgagtttatgttaatgggggagaaacaactcagaagaggatgagaatggttgcacgacttgaagaatgtaatcaaaatCATTTAATTGTACAtagagaaattgttgaactggtgtatgttctgctgtgtatagtctcaaaaaaaaaagagacgtCATTTATAGGACTAGGTATGGGGACATAACAGGCTTGAACAAAGGGAACACGAAAGGTTTTCTAGGGAGGGAAATGAGGGCATCGGAACTGAGAGGTCACCCTGAGAATAAACCTGCGGGAAGGATAACCTTAAAAACAGTGAAACGAGTCAGTGAAAGCTGTTTCATTTTATCATGAATCAGTGCTCCCAACCTTTTTCACAACGTGGCACACCCCGAGGCTGGAgaattaacagctgagcacaccCAGGACCCACTTTTGGTACCCTAGTGAGGATGTGCCAGTGTAGAAGTTCAGGATGTGGTTTTTAGAGGCAGAGACCCGGGTTTAAGTCCCTGTTTTGCCACTTACTAACTGCATGGCCTTGTGCACAGTATTTAATTTCTCTGACCCTTTGTtttctcctctgtgaaatgggggcAACATGGTGAGGAATGAACGAACTAATACACGTGAAGTGCACAGTGTAGTGCCAGGCACACAATAGGCTCTCAACAGATGCCACTGTTACCACTATTACTCAACTGAGCTGTTGTATTCAGAAGAAGATAGGCTCGGGTGGGGAGGCGCATGCAGCAAGGGACAGTGACAAGGAGACAGAGGGTAAAATCATCTTTGCAGCTTCTCTGCCTTGGATCTGGCTTTGCTTCTATCATATCCCAAATTGGGGAAACCAAGAACAGATATAGTAGCGAACAGTCTCCATTCTGACACTGGAATCCCTCTGCATTTCAGTATCAGTGGAAGGTAGGTAACAAATGCCACTCACTGCCCCGAACTCTTCCACATCTTGGACAGAGGACAACACAGCCCAGAGAGTCAGAGTGTATTTATGGGCAGGGCTGGGTATAACAGGCTATGAATCCAGAACAGTGTCAGGAGGATCCAGTTTCCCACTGGCTGGCTCGACGGAGTCCCCTTCATGTTGCTGTCTGATGTACTGATCCAATAGGGCGGTCAGATGGAGGGGCTGGTGCTGAAGCAGGGAGTGTGTCTGGGCCATTAGGAAGGTGAGTCCTCTAACCAGCTCCCCCTGCACCAGGTCCAGGCTGGGAAGCTTGGAGTAGTTGATGAAGCCCTGCCTACTGAGGATGGTGTCGTCAATGCAGCCACCTGGAAGGAGATGGGGTCAGTTGGGCTCCCCACAAATGCCTTTCTTGGCTCAAAATGATGTTCCAACCCAGGGATCTGCTCTCCACTGCTCTTCCTCACCTCTCAGCCTTCCCTGGTATACTGGTTCCCATTTGTCCCCATTCCACTCTGCCTGGGATCAgtccccttctttccttcctaatACTTCCTTCAGAAAACCTTTGCATAATATATTCACCTGGCCCCAAGCCCAACTAGgtcagtagttctcaaactttacTGAAGGTAAGAATTATGGAATGTGTGTGCGGGAAGAGGGACGCTTACTATACATACAGATTCCTGGACCCCACACAGACCTATTAAATCTGGATTTCCAGGGGGGATGCTCGGTATTCGCTCTAGGATAAGAACCTCCAGTAAGTCTTAGCATCAGGGGAGTCTGGGGAACACTGCTTAGTGTCCCTTAGCATTCTTCATCTGGCCTATTTGTTGTAACGATCTTCATCTGTGTGAGTTTCAGAACCCACTGCCACCATTATTAGACTCAAGGTGTCTGAACTTCCTCTCCCCACAGTGCCCTGTCCATCTTCCTTCCACTGTCCCTAGTCTCTTCTCCAGTGCTGAGGTGACCTGGGTGATAAGATAACACAGGTGTTGGAGAGGCACAGTCAGCCCTCAATAAATGGTGCCGTTGATTCAGGCTCCAAGGATGTTCCCTCCAAGGATCCCCACGGTTTTACCAAGACATGCCTAGCGGACAGCACCAGGCTGCTGTAGTGCCCAATCcccttcacccccacccccacctggcaGGGCTGCTTGCTCACCTAGCAGTGGCAGGAGAGGCATACGCTTCAAGATTCGCACCATCTCCTTGACCTTGGGCTCTTCACTGACCAGCAGCAGGTTGTGCCCCACAAAAAGGGGCAGCAGATTCTGGTACTTCGAATCCTCCAGGAAGGGCTTCAGGACCTGGAACAGCACGGAAGAATGGCATACTGGGGAACAGTGGAAGGGAGAGCTAACCATCTTGGTCAGAGGTGGCCTCAGGCTAAGGGAGCAACCCAAGGGTCTCTTCACCTTCTATTTGCAGTGTAGGCACCACAGACTAGAGGACTGCTTGTAGAGAGAAAG containing:
- the MRPL10 gene encoding large ribosomal subunit protein uL10m, which encodes MAGSLAGMLRGGLLPQAGRLPTLQIVRYGSKAVTRHRRVMHFERQKLLALTEYIPPKPAIIPRCLPPPPSPPKEETGLIRLLRREIAAVFRDNRMIAVCQNVALSAEDKLLIRHQLRKYKILVKVFPNEVLKPFLEDSKYQNLLPLFVGHNLLLVSEEPKVKEMVRILKRMPLLPLLGGCIDDTILSRQGFINYSKLPSLDLVQGELVRGLTFLMAQTHSLLQHQPLHLTALLDQYIRQQHEGDSVEPASGKLDPPDTVLDS